The nucleotide sequence GCATTTTGATGCTGGACGTGGCGGAGCGGACGTTTTCCGAGATATTAACCCCTCTGGAGCTTCCGGGCGATTCCAAGCTGTACCTCGCGGACGGAGACGGCAGGATCGTCTGGCACCGGGACCGAACGCTCGTCGGAACGGCCGGGTCGCCCGCGGCGGACGGACTGACGAAGAGCGGCGAGACGTACTCGATCTCGACGCGCGTCGAAGGCACCGATTGGCGCCTCGTCGCCGAGATTCCTGCTTCGGCGATCGCCAAGCGGGCGCTGGAGCAGGGAAGAACGTCGAGCTTCGTTACGATTCTAGGCATATCGGCGCTGTTCCTTGCGTTAATGTTTCTTCTGCTCGCGCTGATGATTCGGAGCATGAACCGGCGGCTGCAGCTGGTCATCTCGACGATTCGGAAGGAGGGCGTGGAGCGGATCGACGAGGCGACCGCCTCGGGCGGCGACTTCGTGCTGCTCGAACGAAGCGTGGATCGCCTGATTTACCGGGTGAAGTCGTTGATGGAGCAAACGTACCGCGCGGAGGTGCAGCGGCGGGAGGCGGAGCTGAAGGCGCTCCAGGCGCAGATCAACCCGCATTTCTTGTATAACACGCTCGATACGATCAACTGGATCGCCATCGGGCGGAACGCGACCGACATCAGCCAGATGATCGACGGCCTCGCGAAGTATTTCCGCTTGAGCTTAAACAAGGGGCGGGATCTGACGAGCGTGGCCGACGAGCTGCAGCTCGCAGAGGTGTATTTGGATTTGCAAAAGACGAGGTTCCCCTCCAGCTTCGAATACGAGATCGAGCTGGCCGAGGAAGCCGCGAAGTACTACATTCCGAAGCTAACGCTGCAGCCGATCGTGGAGAACGCGCTGCTGCACGGGATCCGCAAGTCGAAGGCGAAGTCCGGCGTCATTCGCATCCGCGCGCGCAAGGAAGGGGACGCGCTGACGCTCGAGGTCGAGGACGACGGCATCGGCATGGACGAAGAGCGCGCACGGCGGCTGCTCGTCGAGCCGACCCGAGAGTCGAAGCCGGACGAGGGGGGCAGCTCTTACGGATTGTACAACGTGAACGAGCGGATCAAGCTGTTCGCCGGACCGGACTACGGCTTGTCGATACGGTCGCGTCCGAACGAGGGAACGACGGTTACGGTTCGCTTGAAGGCGATCTCCGAGAATTTGTGGGATTCCACCAGAAATTGAAGGATTGCCTTCTACCGATCGATTCGTACCCTCTCTTATAATGAGGATGCCAGCTAGAGAGATCGAGAGGAGCGGGGAAGATGGAACTGGGTACGACGACGAAGGCCGCGAAGCGAACCGGCATCGCCGCGCGAAGGAGGGCCGAGGCATGGAGGCTCGTCCGCAACAACTTGGACATGTATGCGCTGCTGCTGCCCGGCCTGTTGTTCTTGCTGATCTTTAAATACGTCCCGATGTACGGCATTCTGATCGCGTTCCAAAATTTTAACATTTTCGACGGGATCTCGGGCAGCGAGTGGGTCGGCGGCGAGCAGTTCGTCAAGCTGACGCAGTCGGAGGAGTTCGCGCAGGTGTTCCGGAACACGCTGTTGATCAGCTTCTATAAGATCGCGATTTTATTCCCGATTCCGATCGCGATCGCGTTGTTCTTGAACGAGGTTTCGAAAATGTGGTTTAAGCGTTCCGTGCAGACGATCATTTACTTGCCGCATTTCCTGTCGTGGGTCATTATCGCCGGGTTGTTCATCAACATTCTGTCCCCTTCGAGCGGACTCGTGAATCGGGCGATCGAGGCGTTCGGGGGCCAGCCGATCTCGTTCCTGCTCGACAACGATTGGTTCCGCAGCGTGGTCGTATTTACCGCAGGCTGGAAGGAGTCGGGTTGGAACGCCATCATCTTCATCGCGGCGATCGCGGGCATCGATCAGGAGCAGTACGAAGCGGCGGCGATCGACGGCGCGAGCCGGCTGCAGCAGATGTGGTACATTACGCTCCCGGGCATCATGGCGACGATCGTGCTCGTGTTCATCCTCCGGATCGGTTATTTGTTGGATGCGGGCACGGAGCAAATCCTGACGCTCTACAACGCGGTCGTCTACGAGACCGGCGACGTAATCGGAACGTACGTCTACCGCATCGGCCTCGGCAAGATGGATTACAGCTTCAGCACGGCCGTCGGCTTGTTCAATTCCGTCATCGGCTTCCTGCTCGTCGTCACCGGCAACTGGCTGTCCAGAAAATTTCTGCATCGCAGCATCTGGTAAAGGGGGGCATGCGCATATGAGAAGAAAATCCGCAGGAGACGCCGCGTTGGATACGTTCATCTACGCCTCGTTAACGATCGCCGCGCTCGCCACGCTGCTGCCCTTCGCCAACGTGTTCTCGAAGGCGTTCAGCGCCGAGTGGGCGGTCGTCTCGGGCAAGGTCGGCCTCTGGCCGATCGACTTCCAATTGGACACGATGAAGTACGTCGTCACGTCCGAATCGTTCCTCAAGGCGCTCGGCATCTCCGTCTTTCTGGCCGGCGTCGGCACGCTGCTGTCCATTCTGTTGACCGCTGTAACCGCCTATCCGCTGTCGAAGCGTCATCTGCCGGGCACCGGCGCGATTCTCGTGTTGTTCGTCTTCACGATGCTGTTCAGCGGCGGCATCATTCCGAATTACTTGCTGATCCGGGAGCTGGGCCTGATGAACAATCTGTGGTCGCTCATCCTGCCGGCGATGATCAGCGTCTTCAATATGCTCGTCATCAAGAGCTACTACGAAAGCTTGCCGGAAAGTCTGGAGGAAGCGGCGAAGCTCGAGGGCGCGGGCAATCTTCGGGTGTTATTCTTCATCGTGCTGCCGCTCAGCGGACCGGTGCTCGCCACGATCTCGCTGTTTTACGCGGTGTATTTTTGGAACGACTTCTTCCATCCGATGCTGTACATCAATAACCCCAGCCTCAGGCCGCTGCAGCTGTACTTGCGCGATATCGTCATGGAAGCCGACACGACGCAAGGCGGGGTCGAGAAGACGTTGGACGAATTGATGAACCTGACGCCGGAAGGCATCCGAGCGGCGACCGTCATCGCGTCGACGGTTCCGATCCTGCTCGTCTATCCGTATTTGCAGAAGTACTTTATCAAAGGCGTTCTGATCGGTTCGGTGAAGGGGTAGGGGCAGGGAACCTTATGGCAGCGCATTAATTCCGCCGAGGTACCCGGCGGGTTAATGATATAGATGCAAGGCAGACCATGGATCGTCAATTTAGGGAGGTAACGAAATATGAATCGATTGCGGCGGAAAAAGACGGGGGTTCTGGCGATGACGGCGGTCCTGACGCTGGCGGCGGCCTGCAGCCAAACGTCGGGCGGGGACGCAGGAAGTCAGGGCGCGGCCGCGCCTCAGGCGGGGACGAAGGAAGAGACGAAGGAAGCCGCCAAGCCGGCGTTGAAGGCGCTTCACCACTGGATGAAGGACGATTACAATACGTATCCGGTCGCGAAGGTGATCGAAGAAGAGACGGGCTACAAGGTTCAATACGACATGCTTCCGCAAGACAAGTCGGAGGATAAGCTGAACTTGATCATGGCTTCGGGGGAGGCGTACGACTACATCTTCACCGTCGGCGGCTCCAGTTGGAAAGCGCTTTATTCCGACTACGCGAAGCGCGGCGCGCTCGTCGACCTCGGTCCGCTCCTCGAGGAGCACGGGCCGAACATCAAGGCGTCGTTATCTCAGAGGTCTTGGGACATGGTGACGGTCGACGGGAACATCTACGCGATTCCGTTCCCGTCGGTCGAGTTCGTGGGGGCGAGCCTCGCGATTCGCCAGGATTGGCTGGATCTGCTGGGCCTTCCGATGCCGACGACGATCGATGAATTCAAGAGCGTGCTGGCGGCGTTCAAGGAGAAGGATCCCGGCGGCAACGGCGATCAGAACATTCCGATGACGATCAACGGGGACGCCCCGATGGTGACGAATTTGGTCGGCGCCTTCGGCATCGCGAACGGCTGGAACCCGAAGGACGGCGCGCTCGTCCCGCAGCCGATGGACCGGGGCTTTCCCGCCTATTTGACCTACATGAACGAACTGTTCGCGGAAGGGCTGTTGGAAAAGGAGTTCGCCGTCAACAAAGACGCGACGATGAAAGAGAAGTTCTCGAGCGGCCGGACGGGCGTCATTCCGCTGCACTGGGCGGACGTTCCCGCCGTCTCCGACGCGCTGCAGAAGAACGATCCGAACGCGAAGATCGTCTTCGTGCCGCCGCTGAAGGGGCCGGACGGCCAGGCGGCGCTCGCGAGCAACGGCGGGGGATTGGATCGCATTACGTTCATTCCGAAGTCGGCGAAGAACGCGGCCGAGACGATCAAATTCATCAACGCGAAGCTGGAGACGGAGACGTTCAAGCGGATCGCCATCGGAGACGAGGGGACGCATTATACGTTCGAAAACGGCGCGTACAGCCCGATTCTGCCGATCTTCAACGACGAACGGAACCAAGCGAACAACTACTTGACGGGCGTCGACGAGAACAACTACGCGACGTATTGGCAAGCGAGGGTGCGGAAGGATCCGCGGCTGTTCGCGGCGTGGGAATCGATCAATCCGCTGTTGGACGATGCGTTGAAAGCGCCGGACGTGCTGTCGACGGCTCCGTACTTGCCGGAATTCGCGAGAAACAATCAGACGTTGGGCGCGCTGGTGTCGGAGTTCGCCGTGAAGATCATCGTCGGCAGCGAGACGCTGGACGGTCTCGAAGCGTTCCAGCAGAAGTTCAACGCCTCCGGCGGAGAAGCGACGGCCAAGGAAATCAACGACTGGTACGCATCGAAATAAGGAGCCGAGCCGGCGGGCGCGTCGCATCGCTGCCCGTCGGCGGCATATCCCAAGAGAGGAAGAACGCGCATGGAAGCTAACGGCTTAACGGTATCGATCCCGGAGCATCGGCTGCCGGTCTCGTACGCGCCGGACGTCGTCGTCGTCGGAGGCGGCGCCTCGGGGGTGGCGGCGGCGATCGCGGCCGCGCGCAACGGGGCGAAGACGCTCCTCCTCGAGCAGCGCGGATACTTGGGCGGCATGGGCACCTCCGCTTTGGTGCCGGCGTTCTGCCCGTTCACGGACGGCGAGAAGCCGGTCGTTCGCGGCATCGGCCT is from Paenibacillus antri and encodes:
- a CDS encoding extracellular solute-binding protein; the protein is MNRLRRKKTGVLAMTAVLTLAAACSQTSGGDAGSQGAAAPQAGTKEETKEAAKPALKALHHWMKDDYNTYPVAKVIEEETGYKVQYDMLPQDKSEDKLNLIMASGEAYDYIFTVGGSSWKALYSDYAKRGALVDLGPLLEEHGPNIKASLSQRSWDMVTVDGNIYAIPFPSVEFVGASLAIRQDWLDLLGLPMPTTIDEFKSVLAAFKEKDPGGNGDQNIPMTINGDAPMVTNLVGAFGIANGWNPKDGALVPQPMDRGFPAYLTYMNELFAEGLLEKEFAVNKDATMKEKFSSGRTGVIPLHWADVPAVSDALQKNDPNAKIVFVPPLKGPDGQAALASNGGGLDRITFIPKSAKNAAETIKFINAKLETETFKRIAIGDEGTHYTFENGAYSPILPIFNDERNQANNYLTGVDENNYATYWQARVRKDPRLFAAWESINPLLDDALKAPDVLSTAPYLPEFARNNQTLGALVSEFAVKIIVGSETLDGLEAFQQKFNASGGEATAKEINDWYASK
- a CDS encoding cache domain-containing sensor histidine kinase — encoded protein: MLNSLRKWLLLYVLAIVAPASVLLYSYYQRSASVLEEELSRSALQTLAQAGINLSYRIRHIEDASNALLMNPNLAEYLEQAGEDPSEGRLLDNVKDLRSLVEQTQANTDVYRVRFFVDGKKVIASERVNFFPIEQLQSDPWYPKIVEGNGKIVWSGLYEETFIDNGAALLFTNARIIRDPKRYDTIYGILMLDVAERTFSEILTPLELPGDSKLYLADGDGRIVWHRDRTLVGTAGSPAADGLTKSGETYSISTRVEGTDWRLVAEIPASAIAKRALEQGRTSSFVTILGISALFLALMFLLLALMIRSMNRRLQLVISTIRKEGVERIDEATASGGDFVLLERSVDRLIYRVKSLMEQTYRAEVQRREAELKALQAQINPHFLYNTLDTINWIAIGRNATDISQMIDGLAKYFRLSLNKGRDLTSVADELQLAEVYLDLQKTRFPSSFEYEIELAEEAAKYYIPKLTLQPIVENALLHGIRKSKAKSGVIRIRARKEGDALTLEVEDDGIGMDEERARRLLVEPTRESKPDEGGSSYGLYNVNERIKLFAGPDYGLSIRSRPNEGTTVTVRLKAISENLWDSTRN
- a CDS encoding ABC transporter permease, yielding MELGTTTKAAKRTGIAARRRAEAWRLVRNNLDMYALLLPGLLFLLIFKYVPMYGILIAFQNFNIFDGISGSEWVGGEQFVKLTQSEEFAQVFRNTLLISFYKIAILFPIPIAIALFLNEVSKMWFKRSVQTIIYLPHFLSWVIIAGLFINILSPSSGLVNRAIEAFGGQPISFLLDNDWFRSVVVFTAGWKESGWNAIIFIAAIAGIDQEQYEAAAIDGASRLQQMWYITLPGIMATIVLVFILRIGYLLDAGTEQILTLYNAVVYETGDVIGTYVYRIGLGKMDYSFSTAVGLFNSVIGFLLVVTGNWLSRKFLHRSIW
- a CDS encoding carbohydrate ABC transporter permease encodes the protein MRRKSAGDAALDTFIYASLTIAALATLLPFANVFSKAFSAEWAVVSGKVGLWPIDFQLDTMKYVVTSESFLKALGISVFLAGVGTLLSILLTAVTAYPLSKRHLPGTGAILVLFVFTMLFSGGIIPNYLLIRELGLMNNLWSLILPAMISVFNMLVIKSYYESLPESLEEAAKLEGAGNLRVLFFIVLPLSGPVLATISLFYAVYFWNDFFHPMLYINNPSLRPLQLYLRDIVMEADTTQGGVEKTLDELMNLTPEGIRAATVIASTVPILLVYPYLQKYFIKGVLIGSVKG